The DNA sequence CGATCCTGGGCGGCGACGCGCTCGCCGCGTCGAGCATGGCCACGACCGTCCGGCGCGGCAGCGGGGCGCCCGTGGTGACCGACGGGCCCTTCGCGGAGACCAAGGAGGCGCTCGGCGGCTTCTACCTCGTCGAGTGCGCCGACCTCGACCAGGCGCTCTCGCTGGCCTCGACGCTGCCGGCGCACACCGTCGAGGTGCGTCCCGTCGTCCCCACCGGCTGAGCGCGGGACCGCCGGAGCGTGACCGTCCCGCCGGACGCCGTCGTCGCCGCCGTCGAGCGGGCGCACCGCACGGAGTGGGGGCTCGTCCTCGCCACCGTCGCGCGCCTGCTCGACGGCGACCTCGCCACGGCCGAGGAGTGCACCCAGGAGGCGTTCGAGGCCGCGCTGCGCACCTGGGGCGAGCGCGGCCTGCCCGCCCGGCCCGGCGCGTGGCTCACCACCACGGCCCGCAGGAGGGCGCTGGACCGGGTGCGCCGCGAGGCCGCGCTGCGGGCGCGCTACCCGGACCTGGCCCGGCAGGAGGCCGCCGACGACCCGGCGGCGCAGGAGGACGACGTGGACCTCGACGACCGGCTGCGGCTGGTGTTCACCTGCTGCCACCCGGCGCTGGCGCCCGAGGCGCGCGCCGCCCTGACGCTGCGCCTGGTCTGCGGCCTGACCACGGCCGAGATCGCCCGCGCGTTCCTCGTGCCCGAGCCCACCCTGGCCGCCCGGATCACGCGGGCGAAGAAGAAGATCGCGACCGCCGCCATCCCCTACCGCGTGCCCGGGGCCGACGAGCTGCCCGAGCGGCTCGACGCCGTGCTCACCGTGATCCACGTCGTCTTCACCGCCGGGTACGCCACGCCCGGCCCGGCGCTGGTGCGCCCGGACCTCGTCGGTCGCGG is a window from the Frankiales bacterium genome containing:
- a CDS encoding sigma-70 family RNA polymerase sigma factor, whose translation is MTVPPDAVVAAVERAHRTEWGLVLATVARLLDGDLATAEECTQEAFEAALRTWGERGLPARPGAWLTTTARRRALDRVRREAALRARYPDLARQEAADDPAAQEDDVDLDDRLRLVFTCCHPALAPEARAALTLRLVCGLTTAEIARAFLVPEPTLAARITRAKKKIATAAIPYRVPGADELPERLDAVLTVIHVVFTAGYATPGPALVRPDLVGRGLDLARVLAVLLPHEPEALGLLALLELTDARRAARVDASGALVLLEDQDRGRWDRAAIERGDAVLARAFGTCLRTGAEPGRFLLQAAIAGAHDEARTWAGTDWPGIVLLYDRLLGAWPSPVVEVNRAVAVAFARGPEAGLALLEPLRGREELRTWHYLPAARADLLRRLGRAEEAAAAYREALGLVDDGAERRFLLARLAEVNGPGPARGEPGVGGG